In a genomic window of Nodosilinea sp. E11:
- a CDS encoding strawberry notch C-terminal domain-containing protein, with the protein MVEDAQQQMVNHFTAHFLGGEGFTTITTARQQAALVLGTPVKPGTALAKQVDEAVEGAVVRAAQGILQASPTPRDAYERLVELHNRQPALNVRSSTSVLQQAYSTPIPIAFLASTLAGITPETTVYEPSAGHGALLVGTDPTQVSVNELNPDRAADLRVQGYTVTEHDAAEYQPERLHNVVIANPPFGAVRDAQGQRKRFKLPGNLRGTTQIDQAISFQALGAMKDDGRAVLILGGKLGVDAELRSERYNSLESRGFFYALYQQYAVTQHISIWGDLYRKQGAGFPIDLIVIEGRGRSERPLPAADVPIIYKSFAELKELIPHEPIHHARISLDVPVHDQQVPQLSQSLDAGGPGNAIHRQGATSARATERSHLPAVDANSTGQNDSGLRLGNLPNRDATRAGHDPQRIGLGSGDSDTGAGRGAGLGSGVLAAAVGGNLDSEQLAVSGTTGPLRGDLSGNARNPQLSRLPGLAEPARRNHARGVAERTEPVALHPDLIMNTPLSTGEAVAPSADTYDVQPRQVAYVPKSKGFSTQTLIPFNMASAAQQALECFEQHHGDIDEYLATRLGYGSVSELHGYFSAEQVDASALAISNIERGAGFITGDQTGIGKGRICASIMRYAQQQAKIALFITKDKPLYADMMRDVGDIGMRRFSPFITDSGTEIPLANGAALKTAGAAKQKAEMQAMIQRGNLGRYSAVFTTYSQLQTVGKKEPLRRTFLRRMAPNAILILDEAHQAGGSKGGWKEAGPPDRADFVRELIDLSSGVFYSSATYAKRADVMDLYARRTDLRLGVSSMTALENILTRGGVPLQQIVASKFVASGQMLRRERSYEGISFQAKTVPVDREVADDFSAAMRAIKDFDRAKQKAVKAISNEAKAEAKALGQDGAIGEVGARSTNFTSLMHNCIEQGLLAQKADATVEEAIAALQRGEKPVITVANTMGSFIQAHAESQDLSPGDAMNLSFGDLLERYLERSRDVVVTDYQGHSTRLRLSDEQLGGDAVLAYEEALDCIRESDFTGIPISPIDYIEQQLERAGYRVTEVTGRTAGIEYGADGTMAYKVRLGEEKKAKGKIDAVAQFNAGDADVILLNCSGSTGISLHASEKFADQRPRHMIVAQSERDINVFMQMLGRVHRTGQVALPAYTLLMGDLPAEKRPGAILCRKMASLNANTTAARETDISLNTVVDFMNPYGEQVVTELLADDPDLNAKLDFPAAQTGNDASDIALIKKVTGRIPLLPIAEQEAVYSLIESEYRDMVDQARAMGENILEADQLDLEARPLARMEVMADDSETASEFTGPVYLELVEAKSESKPLTQLQAIDVVRESVGLAEVTSVKTHDSDALAATARQQTAATITELETQTNQYRQAAVAQKQDSKAIEKLNDRIEQQLTHVSTVLEQFVPGTPLRLVTPASKTILYGVVAGADAKKRSGSPAAPNRWKLRILVADSARQITVPLSKFNTGRSGALDATVQTEDWFGNSVYSLFDMQQEAGRVNRQIFTGNLIKAFEKYSNGKLVNYTDYRGEVCQGLIMPKGFDIESELTKEPVAFKEPQQVFRFLTELTNRQGTVKTLDELLLLKPQQAGEGFILQAPKSKESGGRYYLDEDLIAAAGSDFYSVADRMEVVIPPERLERVLGVVMHQRNYTLAAFEFKEVARQLMGVSLPTLEKVEVEAVKPPIVSQPVASANQPRSEPAVERPAVETPVSPPAPNHPPMGQLEKRILRFLRNAGIEQDVMASQDFHQRIENEPFIPLVVERQGDELYLTHYLTQNGDMFIDSEMVFRVRGEGHIEFKETAVQSLRGGESRLPDRAFAQVFSKNIVQQGFAEAAHVQLQAQAAPEVEMVTPQESEDERSQMPSDIRQYLEVKDQYPDAIVLVQSPDQRFYEAFFEGARPLIEHLEMIGTSMESGVKELGRVPVAGFPVGSLHKYLDKLTQQGEVVIAELEGAIAIHPHHPPEPTALEEPTQAPVEPIPQPETPAPASKEPEFQIQNLFDLDQFNGAPQNGHKERQTADPAWTALVKDLQPTAPLSEVTADPPIPPLSSPTVPEVADQGQQANDAAPKAPEPFPGQALETLRDWYRAARDLGHDPLHLEQIKQLGLSAKQANGDGFGLAPNLQKAMAQDLAQYQALQQRGEYVAQASQKILSVIGQTRGPHTQFRGKVYELKQTADRLTVRRVTPQPQTILEMAQGKIQRTVVTAEDCQRFQRFVQRLESDRVPTPTSAGLER; encoded by the coding sequence CGAATTGCACAACCGCCAGCCAGCCCTGAATGTTCGTTCCTCCACCAGCGTGTTGCAGCAGGCCTACAGCACGCCCATTCCCATCGCATTTTTAGCTTCTACCTTGGCGGGCATTACCCCAGAGACCACTGTCTACGAACCCTCCGCCGGGCATGGCGCATTGCTGGTGGGAACTGACCCCACTCAAGTAAGCGTCAATGAACTCAATCCAGACCGCGCCGCTGACTTGCGGGTTCAAGGCTACACCGTCACGGAGCATGACGCAGCGGAGTATCAGCCGGAACGTCTGCATAACGTGGTGATTGCTAACCCTCCCTTTGGCGCGGTGCGAGATGCACAGGGGCAGCGCAAGCGGTTCAAGTTGCCCGGCAACCTGCGGGGGACGACCCAGATTGATCAGGCGATCTCGTTCCAAGCTCTAGGGGCGATGAAGGACGATGGTCGCGCCGTGCTAATTCTGGGCGGCAAGCTGGGGGTAGACGCAGAGCTGCGGTCTGAGCGCTACAACAGCCTGGAAAGTCGAGGCTTCTTTTATGCCCTATATCAGCAGTACGCCGTTACCCAACACATTTCCATTTGGGGTGACCTGTACCGCAAACAGGGTGCGGGTTTTCCGATTGATTTGATTGTGATTGAAGGTCGAGGACGGTCTGAACGTCCGTTACCTGCCGCTGATGTCCCGATTATCTACAAGTCGTTTGCTGAACTTAAGGAGTTGATTCCCCATGAACCTATCCACCACGCCCGTATCTCCCTGGACGTACCCGTTCATGACCAGCAAGTACCCCAGCTTTCCCAATCTCTGGACGCTGGAGGGCCTGGGAACGCTATTCATCGTCAAGGTGCCACCAGCGCTAGAGCAACTGAGCGAAGCCACTTACCTGCAGTTGATGCAAACTCGACTGGACAGAATGATTCAGGCCTCCGTCTCGGAAACCTCCCAAATCGAGACGCAACAAGGGCTGGCCACGACCCTCAGCGAATTGGACTGGGCTCAGGAGATTCCGATACTGGAGCCGGACGAGGAGCCGGACTTGGCTCTGGAGTATTGGCGGCAGCAGTGGGCGGAAACCTTGATTCGGAGCAATTGGCGGTTTCAGGAACGACTGGGCCACTACGGGGGGATCTTTCCGGTAACGCCCGTAACCCCCAGCTATCCAGATTACCTGGACTGGCTGAGCCTGCACGACGAAACCACGCTAGAGGCGTGGCTGAACGAACTGAGCCTGTAGCCCTGCACCCAGACCTGATTATGAATACTCCTCTTTCAACCGGCGAGGCTGTGGCCCCGTCGGCAGACACCTATGATGTCCAGCCCCGGCAGGTGGCCTATGTGCCCAAAAGCAAAGGCTTTTCGACTCAAACCCTGATTCCCTTCAACATGGCCAGTGCGGCCCAGCAGGCACTGGAGTGCTTTGAGCAGCACCACGGCGACATTGATGAGTACCTGGCCACCCGACTGGGTTATGGTTCTGTTTCTGAACTCCACGGCTACTTCAGCGCTGAGCAGGTCGATGCCTCGGCCCTGGCGATCAGCAATATCGAGCGGGGGGCCGGGTTCATCACGGGCGACCAGACCGGCATTGGCAAGGGCCGCATCTGTGCCAGCATCATGCGCTATGCCCAGCAGCAGGCTAAGATCGCCCTATTCATAACTAAGGACAAACCCCTCTATGCCGACATGATGCGCGATGTAGGGGATATCGGGATGCGGCGGTTTTCGCCCTTCATTACCGATAGCGGTACTGAGATTCCGCTAGCCAATGGTGCGGCGCTGAAAACTGCCGGGGCCGCCAAGCAGAAGGCGGAAATGCAGGCGATGATTCAGCGGGGGAACCTGGGCCGCTACAGCGCGGTGTTCACCACCTACAGCCAGCTTCAGACCGTAGGAAAGAAGGAACCGTTACGGCGCACGTTCCTGAGACGGATGGCTCCAAATGCCATCTTGATTCTGGACGAGGCCCACCAGGCAGGGGGCAGTAAAGGGGGATGGAAAGAAGCGGGGCCACCGGATCGGGCGGATTTTGTGCGAGAGTTGATCGACCTGTCTTCGGGAGTGTTTTACTCGTCGGCGACCTATGCCAAACGGGCCGATGTGATGGATCTCTATGCTCGGCGCACTGACCTGCGGCTGGGCGTGAGCAGCATGACGGCGCTGGAGAATATCTTGACGCGGGGTGGAGTGCCGCTTCAGCAGATTGTCGCCAGCAAGTTTGTCGCCTCCGGGCAGATGCTGCGCCGCGAGCGCTCCTATGAGGGCATTTCGTTTCAAGCCAAGACGGTGCCGGTGGATCGGGAGGTAGCGGACGACTTCTCGGCGGCGATGCGGGCCATTAAGGATTTTGACCGGGCCAAGCAGAAGGCGGTGAAAGCGATCAGTAATGAGGCGAAGGCGGAAGCGAAGGCCTTGGGGCAGGATGGGGCGATTGGCGAGGTGGGAGCCAGGAGTACCAACTTCACCTCGTTGATGCACAACTGCATTGAGCAGGGTCTGTTGGCCCAAAAGGCGGATGCGACGGTGGAGGAAGCCATTGCGGCCCTCCAGAGGGGCGAAAAGCCTGTGATTACGGTAGCCAACACCATGGGCAGCTTCATCCAGGCCCATGCGGAGTCCCAAGATTTGAGCCCTGGGGATGCAATGAACTTGTCCTTTGGGGATCTGCTGGAGCGGTATCTGGAGCGATCTAGGGACGTGGTGGTGACAGACTACCAGGGCCACTCCACTCGGCTGCGACTCAGCGATGAGCAATTAGGCGGCGATGCCGTTCTGGCCTATGAAGAAGCGCTGGACTGTATTCGCGAGAGTGACTTCACCGGCATTCCCATCAGCCCGATTGACTATATTGAGCAGCAACTGGAGCGGGCGGGCTACCGGGTTACCGAAGTCACCGGGCGGACGGCGGGCATCGAGTATGGGGCCGATGGCACCATGGCCTACAAGGTTCGACTGGGGGAGGAAAAGAAGGCCAAGGGCAAGATCGATGCCGTGGCCCAGTTTAATGCGGGTGATGCGGATGTCATTCTGCTCAACTGCTCGGGTTCGACCGGGATTTCGCTCCATGCCTCAGAGAAGTTTGCTGACCAGCGGCCTCGCCACATGATTGTGGCCCAGTCGGAACGAGACATTAACGTGTTCATGCAGATGTTGGGGCGGGTGCATCGCACCGGACAGGTGGCGCTGCCTGCTTACACGCTGCTGATGGGAGATCTTCCAGCCGAAAAGCGACCGGGGGCAATCCTCTGTCGCAAGATGGCGAGCCTGAATGCCAACACCACAGCGGCACGGGAAACGGATATCTCGCTGAACACCGTCGTAGATTTCATGAACCCCTACGGGGAGCAGGTGGTGACGGAACTGCTGGCGGATGACCCAGACCTCAATGCCAAGCTAGATTTCCCCGCTGCTCAAACCGGGAACGATGCCTCGGATATTGCCCTGATCAAGAAGGTGACAGGGCGGATTCCGCTGTTGCCCATTGCTGAACAAGAAGCGGTCTACAGCCTGATTGAGTCGGAGTACCGCGACATGGTAGATCAGGCCAGGGCGATGGGGGAGAACATTCTGGAAGCGGATCAGCTGGATTTGGAGGCCAGGCCGCTGGCTCGGATGGAGGTGATGGCCGATGACAGCGAGACAGCCAGCGAGTTTACGGGGCCAGTGTATCTGGAGTTGGTGGAGGCGAAGAGTGAGAGCAAGCCGCTGACCCAGCTCCAGGCGATCGATGTGGTGCGGGAGTCGGTGGGGTTGGCGGAGGTGACGTCGGTGAAGACTCACGACTCGGATGCTCTGGCGGCAACAGCCCGTCAACAGACGGCAGCGACAATTACCGAGTTGGAAACGCAGACGAACCAGTATCGGCAGGCGGCAGTGGCCCAAAAGCAAGATAGCAAGGCGATTGAGAAGCTAAATGACCGCATTGAGCAGCAGCTCACGCATGTCTCTACAGTGCTAGAACAGTTCGTCCCAGGGACACCGCTGCGGCTGGTGACACCAGCTAGCAAGACCATTCTCTATGGGGTGGTGGCAGGGGCCGATGCCAAAAAGCGGTCAGGGAGCCCGGCGGCACCGAACCGCTGGAAGTTGAGGATTTTGGTGGCAGACTCAGCCCGGCAGATTACGGTGCCGCTGTCGAAGTTCAACACAGGGCGGAGCGGAGCGCTTGATGCCACGGTGCAAACCGAAGATTGGTTTGGCAATAGCGTCTACTCGCTGTTCGACATGCAGCAAGAGGCGGGGCGGGTCAACCGGCAGATCTTCACGGGGAACTTGATCAAGGCGTTTGAAAAGTATTCCAACGGGAAATTAGTGAACTATACCGACTATCGGGGCGAGGTCTGCCAAGGGCTGATTATGCCCAAGGGCTTTGATATTGAGTCTGAACTGACCAAGGAGCCGGTGGCGTTCAAAGAACCACAGCAAGTGTTTAGGTTTCTAACGGAGCTGACGAATCGGCAGGGGACGGTGAAAACCCTCGATGAGTTGTTGCTGCTAAAGCCCCAGCAGGCGGGGGAGGGGTTTATCCTACAAGCGCCGAAGTCGAAAGAGTCGGGCGGGCGGTACTACTTGGATGAAGACTTGATTGCGGCGGCGGGATCGGATTTTTATTCCGTGGCCGATCGCATGGAAGTGGTCATTCCCCCAGAACGGCTGGAGCGGGTGCTGGGGGTGGTGATGCACCAGCGGAACTATACCCTGGCGGCGTTTGAGTTTAAGGAGGTGGCGCGGCAGTTGATGGGGGTGTCGTTGCCGACGTTGGAGAAGGTGGAGGTGGAAGCGGTTAAACCCCCGATTGTTTCTCAGCCGGTTGCATCTGCAAATCAGCCCAGATCCGAGCCAGCCGTGGAAAGACCTGCGGTCGAAACTCCGGTGTCCCCACCCGCACCCAATCACCCCCCGATGGGTCAACTGGAGAAACGGATTCTACGGTTTTTGAGGAATGCCGGGATTGAGCAAGATGTGATGGCCTCCCAAGACTTTCACCAGCGGATTGAGAATGAGCCCTTCATTCCGCTGGTGGTGGAGCGACAGGGGGATGAGCTGTATTTGACCCATTACCTGACTCAGAACGGCGATATGTTCATCGACTCGGAGATGGTGTTTCGGGTGCGGGGCGAGGGGCATATCGAGTTTAAGGAGACAGCGGTACAGAGCCTGCGCGGTGGGGAGTCGCGGCTACCTGATCGCGCTTTTGCCCAAGTCTTCTCCAAAAACATTGTGCAGCAGGGGTTTGCAGAAGCTGCTCATGTCCAGCTTCAGGCTCAGGCAGCACCCGAAGTGGAGATGGTGACCCCGCAGGAATCGGAGGATGAGCGATCGCAGATGCCGAGTGATATACGGCAGTATCTGGAGGTGAAAGACCAGTACCCCGATGCGATCGTGCTGGTGCAGTCGCCGGATCAGCGGTTCTATGAGGCCTTTTTTGAAGGCGCTCGGCCCTTGATCGAGCATCTGGAGATGATTGGCACCAGCATGGAGTCTGGGGTGAAGGAACTCGGGCGGGTGCCGGTGGCGGGGTTTCCGGTGGGGAGTCTGCACAAATACTTGGATAAGCTGACCCAGCAGGGGGAGGTGGTGATTGCAGAGTTGGAGGGGGCGATCGCCATCCACCCCCATCATCCCCCCGAACCAACAGCCCTAGAAGAACCAACCCAAGCTCCTGTTGAACCGATTCCCCAACCCGAGACCCCAGCACCAGCGTCTAAGGAGCCTGAATTTCAGATACAAAATCTGTTTGATCTCGACCAGTTCAATGGGGCACCACAAAATGGACATAAGGAGCGCCAGACTGCCGATCCAGCCTGGACTGCTCTAGTGAAAGACCTTCAACCAACTGCGCCATTGTCAGAGGTGACCGCAGATCCGCCGATACCCCCGTTGTCTAGCCCCACGGTTCCAGAAGTAGCTGACCAGGGGCAACAGGCCAACGATGCAGCGCCCAAGGCACCAGAACCCTTTCCAGGGCAAGCCTTAGAGACTTTGCGGGACTGGTACCGCGCGGCCCGTGACTTGGGCCACGACCCGCTGCACCTAGAACAGATCAAGCAGTTAGGCCTTTCAGCCAAACAAGCCAATGGCGATGGTTTTGGCCTTGCGCCAAACCTACAGAAAGCGATGGCTCAAGATCTGGCTCAATATCAGGCGTTGCAGCAGCGGGGAGAATACGTGGCCCAAGCATCCCAAAAAATCTTGTCGGTGATCGGGCAGACCCGAGGCCCCCATACCCAGTTTCGCGGCAAAGTCTATGAACTGAAGCAGACCGCCGACCGGCTGACTGTCCGCCGAGTGACGCCTCAACCCCAAACTATTTTAGAAATGGCCCAGGGAAAAATTCAGCGCACAGTGGTGACGGCTGAAGACTGCCAGCGGTTTCAGCGATTTGTGCAGCGCCTAGAATCAGACCGTGTTCCCACTCCAACCTCAGCAGGACTTGAACGATGA